Proteins from one Capricornis sumatraensis isolate serow.1 chromosome 2, serow.2, whole genome shotgun sequence genomic window:
- the KNL1 gene encoding LOW QUALITY PROTEIN: kinetochore scaffold 1 (The sequence of the model RefSeq protein was modified relative to this genomic sequence to represent the inferred CDS: deleted 1 base in 1 codon), protein MGNSFYKYGERLHAETAQLALTVILKLIVCTLPYVPGAPFWNQLIINECDDDRKFNHNSILHMKLNKSFSSKMDGMSSEANDENGNVEKPVGRRHSSILKPPRSPLQDLRGGNGNETTQESSALRNKKNSRRVSFADTIKVFQTESHMKIVKKSEISETEARENVLFIQNKNPEDNYCEITGMNTLLCAPIQTQMPQREISVTEYSHERKHSNDQTVIFSDENQMDLTASHTVMITKGLLDCTKSEKSTKIDTTSFLANLKLHTEDSRMKKELHSSVDQNTSSEKKINFNDFIKRLKIGKSNAFPFTGPDKENSEMPVHSKEVNKTTSVHQMHVSLGVDENTSNMTRLFREQDDGMNFTQCHTTNIQAFVPTSNEASLREFKGDDITVYGNDFMDLTISHTVQKLPSADNLSEIENQTQDVMMDVSTCYETKALEQKTVFKDKPNDAFQDLSLNPEGNIHMIRSHITGTEIQTVTQATNQNIRPLAMIPESKYSGPAIQDDKTFFYSSCNDAMELTKCHSSMREEKNLVKHDNNYSKMYPNPDGNSLREKTVYSGEDSMDITRSHTVKIDNQIFKQVQTNVHKATAPVSEKEMMIQNHIIVSENWDINVNCHSVPLVSQERLQQSPENPLFISLTDKRTEIFTDEDMDLTKSHTVNLGSQFPLASYNLTSENTSKSHSHSKSLSDEWEKMTKDHIDLSQQQNIISKNIPANTWDKEKSQVLKISPFLDKDSPQSPHINQDVATKHNIVYSREDLDKQVPLGNNRNTISCEKALLPTTKPLFSSRGWPAMRNHSVVNSQTVKSVLGQNSKLPEPLRKSLGNPIPHCSDKTLNCSEKEENMDLTKSHTVITGFGPSEVLELSKTNFENTNSQLSTVNRQKAVKVEKCNESPVEKMGVFISNGIMDVLEDKNVQKSGILNEKQDVKICGRKSLGRLKVDKTVVFSEGNENDMDITKSCTVEINHRPLIDEHDSHLVPLAGNSNTVLYACGQDDMEVTRSHTTAIECKTVSPDKTTTRPVDKTVMFVDNHDELEMTKSHTVFIDCQTKERTVLPDRPNFELSKRKSLEKLKVTPTSTEESVFSPQNVKRDHSVAKVSQLTLPEKWSNHGPLENAEVFIADDNMEMSKSTIWENDRNVQKPIFLKEPLSGKNQRRKSLRLKNDTTNAFSKNDKNDMHVIQCCTVEINKSVLEDREDSRLVPLEGTSNTVVYTCGQDDMEITRSHTTALEYKPVSPDKITTRTTDKTVMFVDNHNDLEVTKSHTVFIDCQATEKILQECPAFGIAKGKTLGVSFPQDGNSIQEVTGKQALAVENKIVLHSEQKHNVIPFVPTNTLSGGQGETDVKFHSTSVDEEVMKVVGQACTLEKPKIESCQLNSTDRRNVDFTGSLATALCGSGDNYSCLPNVTSFFGNSEKNVVSLCDKDEDLKASHCPVQNDLPCANNSASDDYLKSEGLPLSAPCLLKKEKVVQTNTQGQLHCAPKVLKDQDLIKEPPNLISNETLVYGEDSGEMTKLNSKPVCFKLPRDQVEPSVDKAEHSLKKTSVDDVCVASQNHLLTQLPPLPQQGQNSVNKDEGILSKAGNNLNIVGGNSSEPTCENDSTMLYNGKQFTAAYKNEPKKNIQTAKCNTAIDFHSNSSLTKQVIQTLICPREASDPIIASSVATCSSVKPNLNNLNGKTEEILDFQPVHLPPSPEQLLELVNKVRCDMSIVQATEAYNVNIVTSNVKDDRDEENNIPHKGAETTSVPLMTTVKDKMRRCSLGIFLPRLPNKRNCSVTGIDALKQVPPDTTDLNHLETQPVSNKDSGIGIVTAKLNLSPSQYINEENLPIYPGEINSSDSISLDTEEKALTETYPKETSPTENKMEETCNSQKRTWVQEDDDDIQNEKKIRKNEIGFSDTGKDQEIANLRAEGDMDKNANSVLIKSLSRTPSSCSSSLDSIKADGTSLDLSTHLGSQIESQFLRDTVCEESLKEKLRDGRITIKEFFILLQVHILIQKPRQSNLPAKFTVNTSPTLEDLMLSQYVYRPKIQIYKEDCEALCRKIEELKLSALNQDKLLTDINRNLWEKMKHCSDEELKAFGIYLNKIKSRFTKMTKVFTHQGKVALYSKLVQSAQSEREKLHKRINEMDNILKKIDNCLTEVEIETKNLEDEQKDSPVEELNSEVRAAEKELEQLKTEEEKLQRNFLELEIQKEQSLAQLDFVQKQTRRTEELLDQLSLSEWDVIEWSDDQAVFTFLYDTIELIITFGEPVVGLPFLGKAYRKIVDLNFQSLLDEDKAPPSSILVHSLIFQYIEQQESWKKTCTTQHQVPKMLQEISLVVSHCKLLGEEIEFLKRWGPNYNLISIDVNNTELKLLFSSSAAFAKFEITLSLSAHYPSVPLPFSIQNHLGNIGQDEVTAILSKVPLEDNYLKNVVKQIYRDLLQDDSHFYH, encoded by the exons GAATAAGAATCCAGAAGATAACTACTGTGAGATAACTG GAATGAACACATTGCTTTGTGCTCCCATTCAGACCCAGATGCCCCAGAGAGAG ATTTCAGTTACAGAATACAGCCATGAAAGGAAACATTCAAATGACCAAACAGTCATCTTTTCAGATGAAAACCAGATGGACCTGACAGCAAGTCACACTGTGATGATTACCAAAGGCCTTTTAGATTGTACCAAAAGTGAAAAGTCCACCAAGATAGATACTACATCGTTTCTGGCTAACTTAAAACTCCACACTGAAGATTCAAGAATGAAGAAAGAATTACATTCTTCCGTAGATCAAAACACTTCTtcagaaaagaagataaatttcAATGACTTCATAAAAAGATTGAAAATAGGaaaatcaaatgcttttccttttacAGGACCTGATAAAGAAAATTCTGAGATGCCTGTTCATTCCAAAGAAGTAAATAAGACCACTTCTGTACATCAAATGCATGTATCTCTTGGTGTAGATGAAAATACCAGTAATATGACTAGACTCTTTAGAGAACAAGATGATGGAATGAATTTTACCCAGTGTCATACAACCAATATTCAGGCTTTTGTTCCCACATCCAATGAAGCCAGCTTAAGGGAATTTAAAGGTGATGATATTACAGTTTATGGCAATGATTTCATGGACTTGACAATTAGCCACACTGTACAGAAGTTACCTTCAGCAGATAATCTATCTGAAATAGAAAATCAAACTCAGGATGTCATGATGGATGTTTCAACATGTTATGAAACTAAAGCACTAGAACAGAAGACAGTCTTTAAGGATAAACCAAATGATGCTTTCCAAGACCTTTCCTTAAACCCTGAAGGTAACATACATATGATCAGAAGTCATATTACAGGGACAGAAATTCAAACAGTCACACAGGCTACCAACCAGAATATCAGACCATTGGCCATGATCCCAGAATCTAAATATTCTGGTCCAGCTATTCAAGATGATAAGACATTTTTCTATTCTAGTTGTAACGATGCCATGGAACTGACCAAGTGTCACTCAAGTatgagagaggagaaaaatttGGTAAAGCATGACAATAATTATTCTAAAATGTATCCCAATCCAGATGGCAACTCTCTTAGAGAAAAAACTGTTTATTCAGGAGAAGATAGCATGGACATTACCAGGAGTCACACagttaaaatagataatcaaattTTTAAACAAGTTCAGACAAATGTACACAAAGCAACTGCACcagtatctgaaaaagaaatgatgatCCAAAATCACATAATTGTGTCAGAGAATTGGGACATAAATGTAAATTGTCACTCTGTTCCTCTTGTATCTCAGGAAAGATTACAGCAGAGCCCAGAAAatcctttatttatttcattgactGACAAAAGGACTGAAATCTTCACGGATGAAGATATGGATTTGACTAAAAGTCACACAGTTAATTTAGGAAGTCAGTTTCCTCTTGCATCTTACAATCTGACATCTGAGAATACCAGTAAATCTCACTCTCACAGCAAAAGCCTTTCagatgaatgggaaaaaatgacCAAAGATCATATTGACCTATCCCAACAACAAAACATAATATCTAAGAACATCCCAGCTAATACATGGgacaaagaaaaaagtcaagtTTTGAAGATTTCACCCTTTCTTGATAAAGATTCTCCTCAGTCACCTCATATTAACCAGGACGTAGCAACAAAACATAATATAGTATACTCTCGTGAAGATCTTGACAAACAGGTACCACTGGGAAATAACAGAAATACAATTTCATGTGAGAAAGCTTTGTTGCCTACTACAAAGCCACTGTTTTCATCAAGAGGATGGCCTGCCATGAGAAATCATAGTGTTGTTAACAGTCAAACAGTAAAATCTGTACTAGGCCAGAATTCTAAACTGcctgagccactaaggaaaagTTTAGGTAATCCCATTCCTCACTGTTCTGACAAGACACTTAATtgttcagagaaggaagaaaatatggaTCTAACCAAGAGTCACACTGTCATTACTGGATTTGGTCCTTCTGAAGTACTAGAACTAAGTAAGACTAATTTTGAAAACACTAATAGCCAGTTATCAACAGTAAACAGACAGAAAGCTGTAAAAGTTGAAAAATGTAATGAAAGTCCTGTAGAAAAAATGGGAGTGTTTATTTCTAATGGTATCATGGATGTGTTGGAGGACAAAAATGTACAGAAATCCGGAATTCTGAATGAAAAACAAGACGTCAAAATTTGTGGAAGAAAAAGTCTTGGCAGACTAAAAGTTGATAAGACTGTTGTATTTTCAGAGGGAAATGAGAATGATATGGATATCACCAAGAGTTGTACAGTGGAAATAAATCATAGACCTTTAATAGATGAACATGATTCCCATTTGGTGCCTTTGGCAGGAAATTCTAACACTGTTTTGTATGCATGTGGGCAAGATGACATGGAGGTCACCAGAAGTCACACAACTGCTATAGAATGTAAAACTGTCTCACCAGATAAAACAACTACTAGGCCTGTGGACAAAACTGTAATGTTTGTAGATAATCATGATGAACTAGAAATGACAAAGTCCCATACTGTTTTCATTGACTGCCAAACAAAGGAGAGAACTGTGCTTCCAGACAGACCTAACTTTGAACTATCCAAAAGAAAAAgcctagaaaaattaaaagtgacCCCTACTTCTACTGAGGAGAGtgttttttccccacaaaatGTCAAAAGGGATCATTCAGTCGCAAAAGTCAGCCAGCTAACACTGCCAGAGAAATGGTCTAATCATGGTCCTTTAGAGAACGCTGAAGTATTTATAGCTGATGATAACATGGAAATGTCTAAATCAACCATTTGggaaaatgacagaaatgtaCAAAAGCCTATATTTCTGAAAGAACCTCTATCAGGcaaaaatcagagaaggaaaagcctTAGACTCAAAAATGACACAACCAATGCATTTTCAAAGAATGATAAAAATGATATGCATGTCATCCAGTGTTGTACagtggaaataaataaaagtgtccTGGAAGATAGAGAGGACTCCCGTTTGGTGCCTTTGGAAGGAACTTCTAATACTGTTGTGTATACGTGTGGACAGGATGACATGGAGATCACCAGAAGTCACACAACCGCCTTAGAGTATAAACCTGTCTCACCAGATAAAATAACCACTAGGACTACAGACAAAACTGTTATGTTtgtagataatcacaatgatctGGAAGTTACTAAGTCCCACACTGTTTTCATTGATTGTCAAGCCACGGAGAAAATACTTCAAGAGTGCCCTGCATTTGGAATAGCAAAAGGAAAAACCTTGGGTGTTTCTTTTCCACAGGATGGTAATTCTATTCAAGAAGTCACTGGAAAACAAGCACTGGCTGTAGAAAACAAAATCGTTCTTCACAGTGAGCAAAAGCATAATGTGATACCCTTTGTTCCTACTAATACATTGTCTGGGGGTCAAGGTGAGACAGATGTCAAATTCCATAGCACTTCAGTGGATGAAGAAGTCATGAAAGTTGTAGGCCAGGCCTGTACATTGGAAAAACCCAAAATTGAAAGCTGTCAGTTAAATAGTACAGATAGAAGAAATGTGGATTTTACAGGCAGTCTTGCAACTGCTCTTTGTGGATCTGGTGATAATTATTCCTGTTTACCTAATGTTACTTCCTTTTTTGGTAATTCGGAGAAGAATGTCGTGTCCTTATGTGATAAAGATGAAGATTTAAAAGCCAGTCATTGCCCAGTGCAAAATGATCTTCCTTGTGCAAACAATTCAGCCAGTGATGATTATTTGAAATCTGAGGGACTGCCTCTTTCTGCTCCTTGCTTGTTAAAGAAGGAGAAAGTTGTTCAAACCAATACCCAAGGACAGTTACATTGTGCCCCAAAAGTGCTAAAAGATCAAGATCTGATTAAGGAGCCCCCAAATCTAATATCAAATGAAACTTTAGTATATGGTGAAGATTCGGGGGAGATGACTAAACTTAACTCAAAGCCAGTGTGTTTTAAGCTTCCAAGGGATCAAGTGGAGCCCTCTGTTGATAAGGCAGAACACAGTTTAAAGAAGACCTCTGTTGATGATGTTTGTGTTGCTTCTCAGAACCATCTATTAACCCAACTACCTCCATTACCTCAACAAGGACAGAATAGTGTCAATAAAGATGAAGGAATATTGTCTAAAgctggaaataatttaaatattgttgGAGGAAATTCCTCTGAACCCACATGTGAAAACGATTCCACAATGCTTTATAATGGGAAACAGTTTACCGCAGCCTATAAAAACGaaccaaagaaaaatattcaaacagCTAAATGTAATACAGCTATAGATTTCCACAGTAACTCATCCTTGACTAAGCAAGTTATTCAAACTCTTATCTGTCCTCGAGAAGCATCAGATCCTATAATTGCATCCAGTGTTGCAACTTGTAGTAGTGTCAAGCCAAATCTGAATAACTtaaatggaaaaactgaagaaattttAGATTTCCAACCAGTTCATTTACCACCTTCTCCAGAACAGTTACTTGAATTAGTAAATAAGGTACGCTGTGATATGAGTATAGTGCAAGCTACAGAAGCATATAATGTTAACATAGTGACTAGCAATGTTAAAGATgatagagatgaagaaaataacaTTCCACATAAGGGAGCTGAAACCACCTCTGTACCATTAATGACAACTGTAAAAGATAAAATGAGGAGATGTTCTTTGGGAATATTTTTGCCCAGATTGCCAAACAAAAGAAATTGTAGTGTCACAGGTATTGATGCTCTGAAGCAGGTTCCACCAGACACAACTGATTTAAATCACTTAGAAACTCAGCCAGTTTCCAATAAGGATTCAGGCATTGGAATTGTTACAGCTAAACTGAACTTAAGTCCATCTCAATatataaatgaggaaaatctCCCGATATATCCTGGTGAGATTAATTCCTCAGACTCTATCAGCTTAGATACTGAGGAAAAGGCTTTGACTGAGACATACCCAAAAGAGACTTCACccactgaaaataaaatggaagaaaccTGCAATAGCCAAAAAAGAACCTGGGTAcaagaagatgatgatgatattcagaatgagaaaaaaatcagaaaaaatgaaattgggtttagtgatactggaaaagatcaggAG ATTGCTAATCTCCGTGCTGAAGGAGATATGGATAAAAATGCTAACAGTGTATTGATAAAAAGCCTGAGCAGAACTCCATCTAGTTGTAGCAGTTCTCTGGATTCAATCAAGGCTGATGGGACCTCTCTGGACTTAAGCA CACACCTTGGTAGTCAAATAGAATCACAGTTTCTCAGAGATACCGTTTGTGAAGAGAGCTTGAAGGAG aaaCTCAGAGATGGAAGAATAACAATAAAGGAGTTCTTTATACTTCTTCAGGTCCACATTCTGATACAGAAACCCAGACAGAGCAATCTTCCAGCCAAA tttactgTAAACACATCACCTACTCTGGAAGACCTGATGTTAAGTCAATATGTTTACCGACCCAAGATACAGATTTATAAAGAAGATTGTGAAGCTCTTTGCCGGAAGATTGAAGA ATTAAAGCTTTCTGCACTGAACCAAGATAAACTGTTAACTGATATAAATAGGAACCtgtgggaaaaaatgaaacactGCTCTGATGAGGAG CTGAAGGCCTTTGGAATTTActtgaacaaaataaaatcacgTTTTACCAAGATGACTAAAGTCTTTACTCACCAAGGAAAAGTGGCTCTATACAGCAAGCTGGTGCAGTCAGCTCAG agtgagagagagaaacttcATAAAAGGATAAATGAGATGGACAATATACTTAAGAAGATTGATAACTGTCTCACCGAGGTGGAAATAG AAACTAAGAATTTGGAGGATGAACAGAAAGACAGTCCTGTTGAAGAACTGAATTCTGAAGTGAGAGCTGCAGAAAAAG aactggaaCAGCTGAAAACTGAGGAAGAAAAGCTTCAAAG AAATTTCTTAGAGCTGGAGATACAGAAAGAGCAGAGCCTTGCTCAATTAGACTTTgtgcaaaaacaaacaaggagAACTGAAGAGTTGCTGGATCAATTGAG cTTGTCTGAATGGGATGTCATTGAGTGGAGTGATGATCAAGCTGTATTCACCTTTCTTTATGACACAATAGAACTCATCATTACCTTTGGAGAGCCAGTAG TTGGTCTCCCTTTCCTCGGCAAGGCTTATAGGAAGATTGTTGATCTGAATTTTCAATCTCTGTTAGATG AGGATAAAGCTCCTCCTTCCTCCATTTTAGTTCATAGCCTTATTTTCCAGTACATTGAGCAACAGGAATCCTGGAAGAAGACATGCACAACACAGCATCAGGTACCCAAG aTGCTTCAAGAAATCTCACTGGTAGTGAGCCATTGCAAACTCCTTGGAGAGGAGATTGAGTTTTTAAAGCGATGGGGACCAAATTATAACCTAATAAGCATAGATGTGAATAATACTGA ATTGAAGCTTTTATTCTCCAGCTCAGCAGCATTTGCAAAGTTTGAGATAACTTTGTCTCTCTCAGCCCACTACCCATCAGTCCCATTACCTTTCTCTATTCAAAATCACCTTGGAAACATTGG CCAAGATGAAGTCACTGCCATTCTATCTAAAGTGCCACTGGAAGACAACTACCTAAAGAATGTAGTCAAACAAATTTACCGAGATCTGCTTCAGGAC GACAGCCATTTCTACCACTAA